agttttatatgtttatttatatatatgtttcataatataaaaaattgtattaaTGTAATATTGTTGTAATTaccaaaaaaatattcttattaatttatattttattttatataaaaagatatattaaaataattttattattttatatatatatatatatataccaTAATTTTAACTTATTTGAGTTcatatgtttttttcttttcttttttttttaaattaatacatgcataatattttaatatttttgtaatttaaatatataattatattattacatgtttaatttaaaatattttttgtttcaatttcattttatttaaaaggggaaaaaaaaaggattattttcttttatattttcccaaaaaattttagaattAAATTCccatttttttgttcttataATTCATTATCAAAGAAAtagtaaatttatattacacatttatttattatttttaattataactTTTGTCTATTTTgcttatattattaataagtttttttatattttaagatTACTAAATTTGCCTTCATTTcaagtctttttttttttttttttattttactatttctaacaaattaaaattattaatacttattttactttaatacgaaaaaaaaaatttttctttaaagataaaaatgcATTTGAATATGCGATAagattttaaattataaaaatataattatatatttgacaaatatcaaaaaaagtatatgAATTCAAATTGGaaattaaattatcaaatcacattttatatatttctaacACAAAATTTTCGTCTATATATTTTACGGATAAAGaataattctaaaaaataattaagaaATCTATAAAGTAAATAATTAATCATATATActatagaaaatatatgaaattcTTTTCTCtttccatttttataaatatgtgttcttttttaattattagaTATGGTAAAATGGTATTCTTTCATTTCTATCATGattcaataaaataaaaaaagtaaatttattattttgttttattttgttttctttattttatttatgtatttttttttttttttttaggggTTTTTATTAATAGTCTCCTATTTTCGGTGCTAAGAAGAAAGTTAAATGAGAATTTTCTTGTATGTCTGTTAATTGttgtttaaaattaaatttgatTGATATAGGAATATTTGGAGAAAGAGATATTAAAACTTCATCGGATAAAGATGAAGCTCTTGAAAACATTACTAGATATCTAGTGGCAAATTCTTGTGAAACAGATTTAGTACAAGTAATTGATACGTCTGTCATATCATTTGTAAATTGCTTAGTTACTTTTATATCAGAGCCAGTTGTACTTAAAATCATAGTATCTTTTTTCATTGATATGCTTACATTATCTCCAAttgaatttaaatattttgtaaattCTTGAAATTTTTTCGATTTCATTGTGCACTGGCAATGATATTCAGATTGAGGTATTTCTAAATGTTCTTTTTGAgcattaattaatttaactTGTATTTCTAATGAATCGTCTGTGCTTGATTGTTCTTCCTCATCAATTATTCCAATATTTAAAACAGCATCATTATCATTATCTTCtttaaacaaaaatacagtagatttttcttttatcacagataatatttttaacatGAAACTTATACTTATTCCTAAAACGCAATTTTTATCgcatctaaaaaaaaaattgtgtaaaaagaaatataatacaaataataaagtCTCGTGagtaaacaaaaaattatcaataaagacatataatattttcaatatgtatatataataataataataaaaacaattttttaatattaataattttttcaaaaataaaaaacctGTAATGTTGAAAAAAATCTGATACAATATTTAAATCAACTAAAGATACATGACTACAGTCCATTGATTGCATTTTAATACCATTCTCATCACATTCTAAATTTACTTCTGTACATATATCTTTTAAGGTTTCGaataatttcttaaaaaattgtCCATCTATTCTGCATtcaaacatttttattaaagattataataaaaattttaaattgttttattaatttatttattattttttttttttttttttttatgtattaaagcctaatttaaaagaattttttaaaaggtaATTTGtgtttaaaaagaaaatattagaaTATGTACATTATATAcatgtaaatataaatttatttaagatAAATTTAtagaggaaaaaaaaaatataatataaattaaaaaaaaaaaaaaaaaatatatatattaatatgaaattattttaatcatttatataaaaaaaaaaataaataaaataaagcaaattatttaatgtatttatagaagatataagaaaaaaaaaaattaagatttTATGGTAAGTGAAAATAcacatataatttatttcactattatgttaaaaatataaaaagccataaatttatatttttatatatatttttatatatatttttatatatatttaataaaaatacaaagagaagaataaattttttttagtaagtaaatagttatttttaattttataaaaaagaatctattttttttttttttttttttttaacatatttcattttttttatacttgcatatatacatatatttacatactagaatttttaaatatatttcacaTACACATTGTTATAATTATCTTAAAACATGTCTaagtataaaatattttttatacaaaaataagaaataatagaaaggctacataaaaagaaaaatctataaataaaaaattaaaatataataaattccATATAGTCTTCAAAAGAAGAATATATCATTACTAAGAATAgtaaatttgaaaattttaatcttTGCAATTAAactttatttcattatcaaATTTCCGTATGctcatttatataattaatttgaAAATTAATATGAGcatagttaaaaaaaaaaggtttaAAGAGAAACTAGAAATaaattgataattttttttaatgtaaagtaaaatttttcatattaagACAATATccattattataaaaattttatttcttaaaaaagaTTTATGTTTCTTAaagttattaaaaatgaaagagtcaaaaacataataaacaaaaaatgatCTGAATAACAGAAACTACTttgaagaatatatatatattgatatgctgaattaaatataaataatataccTTTAAATACCGTATATTTCTtgagtaaatatatatatatatatatatatatatatatatatatgaattaaaacatttatttttttataattttgttatatgataatatatttttttctttgaaataatgaatataaacaaaaaaggAACTTTGaggaaaaggaaataaaaaaataagtttataaaaaaggaatgaaaatttatttattaaattattttctaaaaaaattaaataaatgttatttaatgaaaattttacaagtttatttttaagttttaatgatatatattaCCTATATCAAGAAagaattaacaaaaaaaaagtaaaatcaaataaatgCATTAGTTTAGATAAAGGAAACTAtctaattaatttaaaacataaatatgTTGTTCTAATGTTAAACTAATAAATTCAACAAATATAAACTTATATGATTCAATtgatttttaataaattcacattttatcaaattatttttttttttttttttactttaaacaaaaaagaaatacagaaaaaaacatttttttaaaaaaatatttaaatatatataaaaaaagaataaaataattcaGATCATTAAATTAAGATTAAAATGATGGccttttaattctttttcattttacgTAAGAGGtttcttaaatttaataaattttaacaaaaacgTTACTTCtcatgttttaaaaaaaaataatcagaataaaaaaaaatttttaaaaagaaaaaaaaaaatttgtaaataattatattaatttttaattaaataatgaataattaaaatacaaTAACTTCTTATTTAGTTGaataagtaataaaaaaaggattatattttatttttaaaagtaaaattttaaagaacaTCAGTATTTCAGTGCATATTTTATAGTACCATTTGTTgctttttttgtaataaatatatttctttctcTATGTATAAACCAAAGCATTTTTAAAGtctatatgtatattttgtaaattatatataccatttgaaagataaaaatttattaaaatgaaatttcataaaagaaaaaaagtacaTAAAAAAAGCAGAAACAATAATATCAATCATACAAAAGATATTAATGATTCTGAAATAGAATCAGATGATATATTATCATCAGTAGCCTCAGATGAGAATAATTTGgctcttttaaataaaagaaaaaaattaaatgatgcAATAAATGATGATATAAGCCATGATGATGTAACTGATAATGATGATTCTAatgatgataaaaatgaagatatttTTAACAATCCAGAGgagagaaaaatatatttagctAAAAAATATCTAAAAGATTTAGGTGTTCAAAGTTCAGATGGAGAAAATTCTTCAGAGACATCGTTAAAC
The sequence above is drawn from the Plasmodium relictum strain SGS1 genome assembly, chromosome: 14 genome and encodes:
- the PCNA2 gene encoding proliferating cell nuclear antigen 2, putative; translation: MFECRIDGQFFKKLFETLKDICTEVNLECDENGIKMQSMDCSHVSLVDLNIVSDFFQHYRCDKNCVLGISISFMLKILSVIKEKSTVFLFKEDNDNDAVLNIGIIDEEEQSSTDDSLEIQVKLINAQKEHLEIPQSEYHCQCTMKSKKFQEFTKYLNSIGDNVSISMKKDTMILSTTGSDIKVTKQFTNDMTDVSITCTKSVSQEFATRYLVMFSRASSLSDEVLISLSPNIPISIKFNFKQQLTDIQENSHLTFFLAPKIGDY